The Flavobacterium faecale genome has a segment encoding these proteins:
- a CDS encoding UPF0175 family protein, with translation MAQIITIEFPDSLANSMRMSKSEFGREIKISGLVKLFELGKISSGTASKVLQLSRIEFLELLAKYSVGFLNVEDLNEDFQNA, from the coding sequence ATGGCACAAATCATAACTATAGAATTCCCTGACTCTTTAGCAAACTCAATGAGAATGAGTAAAAGTGAATTTGGAAGAGAAATTAAAATTTCTGGTCTTGTAAAGCTTTTCGAATTGGGAAAAATTTCATCTGGAACTGCCTCAAAAGTTTTACAATTGTCGAGAATTGAGTTTTTGGAGTTATTAGCAAAATATAGTGTTGGATTTTTGAATGTTGAAGATTTAAATGAAGATTTTCAAAATGCTTAA